In the Osmerus eperlanus chromosome 27, fOsmEpe2.1, whole genome shotgun sequence genome, one interval contains:
- the LOC134013509 gene encoding GTPase IMAP family member 9-like, whose translation MARQRLLIGPMTMEVELQQRMRRHIDMYFSIVRRSACWESLVQEHYSGMPVYVMANGILEDPARFKDSLRVYYLYNYINKALKAQHLKGYFAFAYALNDQRDPGFGLYGHVQDEPIVKASLSHYRNIIQHHGFPEEGAPAQQCPSQPPPCLGCQVLTKRPVVGFLSLFFFALTVSTTTRIVLVGKTGAGKSSSGNTILGRKAFRDAKSSCSVTKECCKETEVVAGRQVVVVDTPGIFDTDLSDQYLEMEVSKCINMTSPGPHAIVLVINLGPFTKEEQLTVHRIRELFGDKSDRYMMILFTHGDELDEGIEDYLNEEQKDLKLLVEQCGGRYHVFNNTKMDERNQVLDLIEKIDRMVEVNGQSYYTNDMYQEVEEKLVEKEEELKGQYLKKQLELEAELPPVYQEISQKVRGTMEAFEQCSRYILINRNRLTAQGHF comes from the exons GTGCAGGAGCACTACAGCGGCATGCCCGTCTACGTGATGGCCAACGGCATCCTAGAAGACCCGGCGCGTTTCAAGGACAGTCTGAGAGTCTACTACCTCTACAACTACATCAACAAAGCCCTGAAAG CACAGCACCTGAAGGGCTACTTCGCCTTCGCCTACGCCCTCAACGACCAGCGAGACCCAGGCTTCGGCCTGTATGGCCACGTCCAGGACGAGCCCATCGTCAAGGCCTCGCTGTCCCACTACCGCAACATCATCCAGCACCACGGCTTCCCAGAGGAGGGGGCCCCGGCCCAGCAGTGCCCCAGccagcccccaccctgcctGGGCTGCCAAGTCCTCACCAAGAGGCCCGTGGTGGGCTTCCTCTCTCTG TTTTTCTTTGCTCTTACAGTGTCCACCACAACCAGGATTGTACTCGTGGGGAAGACTGGTGCTGGCAAAAGCTCctcaggaaacaccatcctgggcaggAAAGCCTTCAGAGATGCCAAGTCAAGCTGCTCTGTGACTAAGGAGTGTTGTAAAGAGACTGAGGTGGTGGCTGGTAGACAGGTGGTGGTAGTGGACACACCTGGCATATTTGATACAGATCTATCTGACCAATATTTAGAGATGGAGGTCAGTAAATGCATCAACATGACATCTCCAGGTCCTCATGCAATTGTACTGGTCATAAACCTGGGACCTTTCACAAAGGAAGAGCAGCTTACAGTACATAGAATCAGGGAATTGTTTGGTGATAAATCTGACAGGTACATGATGATCCTCTTCACTCATGGCGATGAGCTAGATGAGGGCATTGAAGACTATTTGAATGAGGAACAGAAAGACCTGAAGCTCCTAGTTGAGCAGTGTGGTGGAAGGTACCATGTGTTTAACAACACTAAGATGGATGAGAGAAACCAGGTTCTAGATCTTATAGAGAAGATTGACCGAATGGTAGAAGTGAATGGTCAAAGCTACTACACCAATGACATGTACCAGGAGGTTGAGGAGAAGCTTgttgagaaggaggaagagctaAAGGGTCAATATCTTAAGAAACAACTTGAGTTAGAGGCTGAACTTCCACCCGTCTACCAAGAGATAAGTCAGAAGGTAAGGGGGACAATGGAAGCGTTTGAGCAG TGTTCCAGGTATATCCTGATCAATAGGAACAGGCTGACTGCCCAAGGACACTTTTGA